Within Bdellovibrionales bacterium, the genomic segment GTCAAGCCGGTGTCATCACAGAGCAGCTTCAAAATTTTGCTAAAGAAAAGGGCTACTATTATCCGGTTGATTTTGCCGCACGGGGTTCCAGTCATGTTGGGGGGAACATCGCAACCAATGCGGGCGGGATCAAAGTTCTCCGCTACGGGTTAACCCGTAATTGGGTGGCTGGAATAAAGGTTGTGACCGGACAGGGACAAATTCTCAATTTGAACAACAGTTTGGTAAAAAATGCGACCGGATATGATTTAAGACAGCTCTTTATTGGCTCAGAGGGAACTTTGGGTTTTATCACGGAGGCCACATTTACGGTCACCCATTCACCTAAGGATCTGACTGTATTTTTGCTCGGAGTTGAAAACCTCGATAATGTCTTAAATATATTTCAAGCCTTTCGGCGTGAAATTCCTCTAACGGCCTACGAAATGTTCACAGACAAGGCTCTCGCTTGTGTTTTAAAACAAGGGCATTTGAAAAACCCATTGAGTGCGGCTTGTCCTTTTTATGTATTGATCGAATTTGAACACGAATCTGAGACGACAATGGACCAAGCCATGGGACTCTTCGAACTGTGTTTAGAAAAAAATTGGGTTGTGGATGGATCCGTTTCTCAGACAGCTCAACAGGCCAAGGATTTTTGGAGATTGCGCGAAGATATATCTGAATCGACAGCTCCTCATCAACCCTACAAGAACGATATTTCTGTTCGTGTCTCGGATGTGACGGCCTTTTTGACTGAACTCAATCAGCTCCTTACAACTGAGTATCCTGATTTCGAAGTCATCTGGTTTGGCCATATCGGAGACGGCAATCTTCATATCAATATTTTGAAGCCGCCTTCTCTCTCCTCTACTGAATTTCTCAACAAATGCCACAAGGTAGATCAGCACTTATTTGAAATGATCGCGCGCTTTAAAGGAAGCATTTCGGCTGAACACGGAGTCGGTTTGACGAAAAAGCCCTATCTGGAATACACACGAAGCGCCGAAGAAATTCAAATCATGAGAGAAATAAAAAAGGTTTTTGATCCGGATGGAATCATTAACCCTGGGAAAATCTTTGATCCTGCTTAAGAACGGCCTCTCATCAAAAGCATTGCTAAAAAAGAACGCGAGTCTTTATGGCGGTTGGAAGATGGCGAATCTCGTCAGCGACTCTTTCGGCTTCACCTTTTTCCATGTCCATAATCAAATATCCAATGTTGGGGTCCGTCGACAAATACTGAGCAAGAATATTTGCTCCATATTCAGAGACAATATTATTAATATCGCGCAAGACACCTGGAACATTTCGATGAACATTGATCAATCTCCGAACTCCTTTTGAAGGAGGAACTTCCAGGTTTGGAAAATTCACTGCACCAAAAGTAGAACCCAGACGCAAAAATTTAATGAGACTCTCGGCAACTTCCTCACCAATGGCCTTTTGAGCTTCCTCGGTGCTGCCCCCCACATGCGGCGTCAGAATCACGTTGTTCATTCCTTGCAATGGGCTCACAAATGGGACCTTATTTGAAGAAGGCTCCTCAGGAAAAACATCAATGGCCGCCCCAGCAAGATGACCAGACTTCAGAGCCTCCACCAAATCTTCGATGTGCACAACAGTGCCGCGACTCGCATTGAGAAGATAACTTCCCTTTTTCATTTTACTTAACTCTTTGGCCCCTAGCATATTTTGAGTGTAAGAAGTTTCAGGAACATGAAGAGTCACAAAATCAGATTGCTTAAGAAGCGTCTCAAGATTTTCAACCGATTGGGCGTTTCCAAGAGGAAGCTTCTTGATAATATCAAAAAATACAACTTTGAGTCCAATGGACTCTGCCATGATGCTCACCTGAGACCCAATGTGTCCGTATCCCACAATTCCAAGGGTTTTTCCGCGAACCTCACGAGAGCCATCAGCCGACTTCAGCCACTGTCCCTGGTGAGAGCCCTGACTGCGGTCACAAAGCTGGCGAGAGAGGGCAATCAGTTCACAAATGACGAGTTCTGCCACACTTCGAGTGTTACTGTATGGGGCATTAAATACCGGAAGTCCCTTTTGATTAGCTACTTCCACAGCAACTTGGTTGGTTCCAATGCAAAAGCAACCAATCGCAAACAGAGCTCCATGATTTTCGAGGACCTTTGGATTCAATTCTGTTTTTGAGCGAATACCCAGTGCTTGATAAGTACCTATCTTTGCACATAGCTCTTCCTCGCTCCAAGCTCCAGACATTCGGTCAACTTTGAATCCTGCTTCTTCAAGCTTTTCTTGAGCAGCGGGATGAATATTTTCAAGCAACAATACTTTGTATTGACTGATCGAAAGCCGAGGCATCATGAGATTGTTCTCCAAACCGAAAAGTTTTGTCGATTCTATCGCTTCACGCGGGGACATTCAATGTTGATTCCATAAAACCATGAAAAATAGTGATTCTTATAAGCAAAATCTGCCAAGAAGAGTTGTCTCAATGAGGACCACGATGTAGCTTAAAGTGCCGCATAATACCAGGGAGATAAGGTGTCAGAACCGCTACGACTGTTGCTCATCGATGACGATCCCTTGGTGGGAGATGCTGTCCGCATTCTCTTGCCTCGCCACTGGGTTGTAACTTTTCATGATAGACCAGAAGAGATTCCCTTTGGTTTTTTTCATGCAGCTATTGTTGACATTCATTTAACTGGGTCCGTCGAGTCTTCCGAAGGCTGCTCTGTGTTGGAGCAACTTCGCAATCGAGATCCGCATCTATCCTTGGTTGCAATGTCGGGAAAT encodes:
- a CDS encoding FAD-binding oxidoreductase, with the protein product MSFSDLKNFLRPDQMSQSPQDLEIYGKDWTKHILTRSIGVVFPTSTEQVRDLVLWARENKTALVPSGGRTGMSGAAVATKSELIVSFEKMNKILEFNSIDLTVQCQAGVITEQLQNFAKEKGYYYPVDFAARGSSHVGGNIATNAGGIKVLRYGLTRNWVAGIKVVTGQGQILNLNNSLVKNATGYDLRQLFIGSEGTLGFITEATFTVTHSPKDLTVFLLGVENLDNVLNIFQAFRREIPLTAYEMFTDKALACVLKQGHLKNPLSAACPFYVLIEFEHESETTMDQAMGLFELCLEKNWVVDGSVSQTAQQAKDFWRLREDISESTAPHQPYKNDISVRVSDVTAFLTELNQLLTTEYPDFEVIWFGHIGDGNLHINILKPPSLSSTEFLNKCHKVDQHLFEMIARFKGSISAEHGVGLTKKPYLEYTRSAEEIQIMREIKKVFDPDGIINPGKIFDPA
- the serA gene encoding phosphoglycerate dehydrogenase: MPRLSISQYKVLLLENIHPAAQEKLEEAGFKVDRMSGAWSEEELCAKIGTYQALGIRSKTELNPKVLENHGALFAIGCFCIGTNQVAVEVANQKGLPVFNAPYSNTRSVAELVICELIALSRQLCDRSQGSHQGQWLKSADGSREVRGKTLGIVGYGHIGSQVSIMAESIGLKVVFFDIIKKLPLGNAQSVENLETLLKQSDFVTLHVPETSYTQNMLGAKELSKMKKGSYLLNASRGTVVHIEDLVEALKSGHLAGAAIDVFPEEPSSNKVPFVSPLQGMNNVILTPHVGGSTEEAQKAIGEEVAESLIKFLRLGSTFGAVNFPNLEVPPSKGVRRLINVHRNVPGVLRDINNIVSEYGANILAQYLSTDPNIGYLIMDMEKGEAERVADEIRHLPTAIKTRVLF